TTCTGTTATTTGGCTTGGAGCAGTATTAACACTGGAAAACCCAAAAGCATCAATTAAGTGTGACAGCTCTTGTGATGATCATGTGTGGTCAGGAATATTGATGTCGAAATCACCAACGAGGTGCAAGGTACACATATTATCTGACACAAATCTAAACAGGGTTTCAACAAAGCACAGGAAGATAACATCACCGGAAACGGGTCTGTAGGCAATGGTAAATACATCAGTATCATATTTTACGGTCTGAATGTCAACATGCTCGGAAACACAGGACAGGTCAGGTACTGGTTCACAAACTATATGTTTCAATACCTGAAGCGACACACCTCCACCCCATCTGCTGATCTGTTCAGAAAGAAGTGCTGGTAGTCTGGTAAACTGAACGTACGTATACctacaggggcggatctaggatttttccgagggggggagggggtggtccgctatggacaagttcCAGGTGCATGccattggtccattgaaccctatgttcaagtctggaattgaggggggtcaggacatcttCCCTAAATGCGCCTCTGCGTACCTAAGTACGTACTCTGTACCATGTTTCGGACAGCATGACTACATCAAATTTAAATTTAAAGGATTGAAAGAAGATTGATAACTCATCACTTGGCATGCGTGCGGACTGCGCGTTAACATTCATGAAAGAGAGTGAATTCCGTGGTgttacaagaagaagaagattctcGGGAAGCAAATACATGCGGTATGGCTGCGAAGCGGTTATGTATAAAAATACAATAAATGTACAACCTATAGCCCGACACCTTGAGCACATCTTCCTTCGTATAAACCGGCAGAGGAGGATATGATTCTCTCTTGCGTACATATACTTTCCCACTACGTGTCCACGCATGTGCAAGCTCTGAGTCTCTCTTTTCGGCACCAAGCACTTTTTTGAAGTTCGGACAGAGATGTTCGTTGATCAGAATCGGTGTTGTGGTAGTGAAGCCGAGCTCAACGGTTGTTGGGCGTTTCACTTTTGCTTTCTCAAGCAATATATTCCGTTTGCTGCGATGTCTAAACTGAATGATGATGTTCTTCTCGTTAGGGGTAGGCATAGGATGACATACGGTAGTGTCACATTCAATTATCGGTTCCTCAATTAAGTTTCAAGTTTCGATACAAGATCTGCAATGTCTGTCAAAAGATCAGCAGGTATCGCTTTTATCTCTACTTTTCTCTTACACATGTTGTGTTCACATTCAATTACTTCGCTTTGATTTCTGTGTCCTTTAGACGTTCTTTAATAATGTTGTTCGCTTCACGAAGTTCTCCGTTTTCAGATCTAAACTCCCGTTGTTTTTTAGTCGCCATTTTTAACTTTGCACTCATTTATTCGAAACTCTTCCTCATATGCTTCATGGCCCTTTCATTTCTCTTATTTCTCTACGATTAATCCCTTTCAAGTGACTCTTGCATTTCCTAAAAACAGTTTCTCATGTCGCGTTTCCATTCCTCAGCAAGTTTCGGGAGCTCTTTTGCGCTCATTTTGATGtcggcagcagcagcagtgtgATACCagttcttattaaaaacgaaatGTACATTGGCTCACCTGTAAGAAGAAGCGAGTAATCAGCAGGGCTTTCGTTGGTCTCGAGAACGTGCACTGCGCTACTGCCAACCAACAAGTGGAAGTCCGTGTTGTTGTCTCGTGCTTTTGTATATGGACGAACTTGCCGGAGGGAGTGGCGCCGCCTAGACAGTCTTCCGGAGTAGTCTCTGTGAAGTAACCAACAAGGTAGATTTATCCAGGTAGCgaaggcgagaaaaaaaaaaatctgacccGGCAACTCTGCCATCTCCGTGGCTCAAGCGAGGTGTTGGTAGTACAAGTACGatcataaacaaaacaaaaaatatacttACTACGCGCGCATGCGTCTTGTATGTACTAATAGTTTGTTCATGTTATTCATAATTTAAATGTAGAAAAAGCTATGTGTTGCCCCATTAGTACACATACGAAATGATCCACAacccgagtacgtttccgtgtcttttctggtgtttattgtagaaagggtattgcagagggctgtgattacgtcgttgtgtgggatgttagtatacagtgatgtcacatccagcgtggctagtattgtgtccctacgaAATGCACGAGTGTTgttttatatctctgattattctgaggaggtgggtgtgccttgtacatgcgatggcagtgttgtcggaatatggtttaaatagcggtccaggaatttcgagagtatttctgttggtgtgttgttattagatacaatagGCCTGCCGaagatgtcagccgtatagagctcgttggcgtgtaccttgtggattttgggcagtaaatagaaacgacctacgcctgtgtttgatggggtgagatatctgaggtcatcacgtgtgatgagctttcgttcgtggaggtcctgtatggtatggcttattagcgccgtgtactcctttgttgggtcgtGGTCCAGTTTGAAGTAGTGTTGCGTAATGTTGAGTTGCCTacgagcttcagaaatatacttatctgtgggccagatgacgatactcccacccttatctgcgggcttgataatgatatcatctctgtcagctagcgctttgatgatgtcacgctctGTTTTAGTGAGGtcgtgaccacgcgagctttgggaaataccgcgaaggatgtcgttacttacttgtttaatgtacaggtctaatgcgggttctaataatcccctccacactctaatgaagcggccattcactccgaccatagaagcccgtacggaccctttccctccgggctgttgacccacaattcacatgaacctttaaacatgtcacacctaaccctttaaataccatgccaatgatgaggacggtgcccagaagaagaacagtctccgttcgaaatatcggcagcttctGTCctcaggcaactcccttcctacagctctaccggttcgctggatttctacccatctacttagTGTTATTGTGCGCTCAGATGCATACGTCTTCTTCGTGCTAGGACTGCACAACCGAGCTTTCCAATCGTAGTTGGGCATCTCTACGCTAGAAGAGGCATCAAGGCACTGCTGTGCAGATGTGGAATCATTAGTTGATTTTTAACCTCTGGCATCATATGCACTGTCTAGCAAGATGTATGTAACCAAAAGCACTTCCTTTTGACATAATAGTATGTCCCCTGCTGTCTCCTTGAGGACATTCCTGTTAAATACGCATGTTGAAAGTGCCATATATGACTCGTGCAACAAAAGTGTAAAGGAAGTGTAAGAAATTGTATTCTTtcccaactccaactccaaatTTTGTAACTTTCCTCTTTTTGTTTGAATTTTAAGCACACTGTTGCCTACTTATCCTTGCAACATTTACATATTGACATCGTGATGCTCAATTTTGGCAAACCTCTCAGCTCTCTCACGCTTATGGTGACCCccattgaaatgaagtttgTTTCAATTCCCGTGGCTTGCGTATTCCTGGTTTAGCCAGCGGAACTGCATTTTTTGGGGTATTAAATTTGGGGTACGTGTCGCCATGCCTCACTCAACTGTTTTCTCCTAGTTTCTGATATGTTGCATTGTGGTTCATGGGGTGAAGCTAATCTATCTTGGTGATTTACATATGGATGTCCTCGAGCTCCGTGTTTCTGTTTCCCTCCCGGGAACGTCGGAAAGCGATATTCGTGCTGTAGTCGACAAATTAATGGAACCTGGAGTCGAAACACTGCCTGACCTACAGTTTCTGGAAGAACGGAACGTTCAAGATGCGTTGCCACCGATACAAATGCGGACGTTCTTATCTCCGGTTAAATCACTAGGTAAGTGCTTATCTGTATCCTACTCTTAGGAACCAATATTTATTTTGCCTAGCGTGAATAGTTATGGAGACCAGTTGCCTGAGCGTAATTGCTTATTTCTTTTTCAAAAATAATAGCATACTCAATATAAACGACCCAGTGTATTCATGATCGTACAATTACCTTCTCAGTCGCTCATATTTTACGTATCATTGAGGCCGAATGGAAATATTGTGCTGCACGAAAACTTTGTGCATAGACAAGAATTTAAGCTACAAACCAGCACGAACGAAACACCTCCCTTACTCTCTGCAAGGCGTGCTATCTGCGGGCACGGTTGGTGTCGGGAGTGTAGGAGAAGCTGGCGGAATGCAAGTTTCCTGTGGACGCAGTATTGGTTATGGTATCCCCATACAGTCTGAATCGATCTCAATAAACACCCATTTATCTCGATGGCGCCACTTTGTGTTTGGGTAGTAAAATATTGAGTTGGACGAGATTTGTAATGCGAATGAAGGCAAACTGAGCATTGCTTTCCATGGACGACACACACCAGCTCAACATATTCGTTGGAGCTCTTGAGCACTGATTATTATTCTAAGTTTGAACATTCTTTCATTACACATTTCGGTGCAAAATGTGTACAGAGCCGCCAATGCTTTGACCAATTAAACTTGCCGTAATCATTTGTCATTATTCAAGTTTCGAGCAAATTTGGGCTGAAGACCTGTTGCAAGCTGTCCGGCGTTGTTCACAGACTACGAAAATCCTATTCTGCCCAACATGAACGAGTCTGAATAAGTAatgccaaaaataagattatgAAAACCTCAACGACATAACAGGACTAGCATGCATTTTACATTCCATATCACAGATTAGTGATAAGAAGCCTTTTTCCTTGGTTCTTCGGAGTGCGGGTCCGTGTAACATTGTTTTGCCGATCGATTGGCAAACTTTTTCAAGCTAAGAGCACTATCAAAGAagaatatataataataaaataTGGGCCTTATGAGCTAAGAGCCTGTTGTGCCATGACCTTgtaacaacccaagcagcacagcccaCTGGCAGCCCCGTGGACCGATGACGGGCGAAGATCAGGTGGAAAGTTGAGGGGTTACGTCGACGTTGCGTCGGAAGTACATATAACGTAACGGATGAGAATGTTCAGCAGCTTCGATCTATGCTTCCAAGGCAAAGGGGCAGCGATCCTTTCTTCAAGTGCAGCGATATCAGCGGCTGAGACGGTCTTGTTCTCGGGAGCAGCGGACGGCGCCACCGGTTCCCAAGCCACAAAAACGAAGCCAACGCGTAACAAGACGGGTTCCGAAGATAGATTTGTCAGCGGGAGAAGTATACAGCCATCTTCCACGCGACAAAAACAAGGCGCAACCACTCCTTTATTGGCCAGACTGTGACGTTCGGGCGTGATAATGATTTCAGCGAGCGACGACGACGGAATCAACGGTACAAGGGTGACGCAGGTTGTCCGTCCGGCTATAACAACGTCTTCGGAAAGAGAAACTTGCTGACCCGGAGGAGGTGAGTGGTCAACATCATACGTTGGGAAAGGAGACAAGAAAATGTTATGCTGCGCGCAGTTTATGACGGCTGAGTGCGCACTCAAAAAGTCCCAGCCAATAATCACGTCATAACATCAGGAAccaaggacaaaaaaaaaaaaaaaaatcggcgGGGTAGCAAGCGTCTGCGCTCTGTATGCGAGCTGTACAACGAGTGATGGGCACAATAGGCTTCCCAGCAGCGCCTGTCATTAACGGTTCAGACAAAGGGATCATCACTTTGTGCAAGCGTCGAGCCATGTCCAACGTGATTACGGATGAAGCAGCACCAGTGTCTATCAAAGCCTGCACAGCTATCCCATCGAGAACAACATCCACTATATTGTGGGGAGAACAGGAGGAGTTTGATGCTCTTGAAACAGTGCAGTCGGCCCTCCTCCTCGGACCACAACTAGCGGTTTTCCTGCGGAGAAGGTGTTCGCTGGCgcagtgcggcatgtgccacGGGGGACCGGCCACGGAAAGGCGAGACTGAACGGCGTCGCTGCGGAGGCGGAGAACGTGGTGGGTCCCGGGAAAAATTCGAACTGGAGCCGACATGGTCATTGCGGTCGAACAGCATTGAATTCGCTGTTGCACGTGCACGAGAATCGTAAGCAAAGGAGTTATCTCCAGTTGTGATGTCCCGTTTGCGTCTCCGACAAAATCGCGCTATATGGCCGCGTGTACGAAAGTAGAAGCTTGGTGCGTGTTTCCGGGCGGCGCCATTGCGGCCAGTAATAGACAGGTGGTGGCGACGGTGGGGAGGCAAAGATAGAGCCTATAGTCCCTATCTTTCGGGATGACGAGCGCAGGACATCCGCTTAGGACGGACGAGGTGTCATAGTGCAGTCCGACCTCAGCGCAGCCGCCACCTCGTCCCGTATCAAAGGCTGCAGGTCGCAAGGCACAGGTTGCGCAGGTTTCTATGGGGGTTGGACGCTGTACAACGCGAGACAACTCTTCGCGAATCAGTTGACGAATAAGCACTCGGAGTGCTCCCACGTCAGGAAGGCTCGAGGTACCAAGCACAGAAGGTTGTGCACCGAGAAATGTCGTGCTACGCAACACGCGGGAGCTCCGTTTCTCTTGAAATGATCTGCAGGCCTCGATCACATTGGCGACGGTGGAGGGTTTCTTTAGAAGAATGTACTGGAAGGCCTCTTCACCGATGCCCTTGGTTATATGGTTGATCTTCTCGAGCTCATGCATGGCAGGATCCGCCCGGGTAGAAAGAGCCAGGACGTCCTCGATATTGGCTGCGTAACATTCATCGTGTTGCTGATAACTTACCGAAAGGCGCCCAGCAGCGTCCGACTTCCTAATCGCCGGGGTGCCAAACAGTTCGCGGACACGACTGCGAAAGACAGCCCAGCTCTCGAATTCCGTTTCGTGGTTTTCGAACCAAATTCTCGCGAGATCGGCGAGGTAGAATACGACATTATTCAGTTTAGTAGGATCGTCCCATCTGTTGTATGAGCTCACGCGGTCGTATAGGACGCGAGCCAATCTTCGATATCTTGGTTTCCGGTTCGCGAGAAAACTGGAGGATCAAGCTGGCGAGGAGTTGGTATAACAGAGTTAAGGCGGAGATTTGGAcaagttggtacataactacGTAAAAACACTTTACTTCCCTTTGGGAAGTAAGCTTCAGTTTCTAGTcagcgctctgtgtgtgcacttgtttcttcGTCGTGTCCCGTCGTGCGCTGTCTTgcgcggaagctccgccttcgtcaagGCACACAGTCCTGACGAAGTCCTTAGAAAGGAGCTGCTTGAGTAATCATGATagaggaaaagaggaagcatCAAGTCATTGATCTTTAACATTTTGGTAGatgtcttctgtttttctttcatttcatttatttttttgacAAAAAGACAACAGCGGCGTTTTGTGCCGCCGTAACGGGCGAACTTCAGGTTTCCGTGTCTGGTAactgcgttccacaagatggcagcTTCCGCTGTTTGACGCTGATTTCACGGCAGCTTGATCCACCTGCCGCCTCAACGCCTTCAACGCCGCGATGACGATGCGATGACGATGGCGCCGGCCCAAAGTGGACCCAACGCCGCCGCCGACAAAAACGGCATCGCCGCACACCTCTACTCAAGCTACAGACGGTATAAAATGTTCTGATTGTGCCGAGGGagatatccatttcaatccaatCAAATCGAGATTCCCAAAACTTGCGGCACTGCTTTAGATAGAGGTATAATGTAATATTGGATGGTGTGATCATTACCGACCTGTACTTTGACCTGTGATTGGCGAGATCGTTCACAGTATGGGCGGAGATTCAGGTATACACtagtcccattaatggccagactccgtTTATACACGGCACTGCGTCAGGTGACGCCAGTGTAGACTGCAGacgatatttatttattgtactGCTCCAAGGACCTTGCGGCATTACATGGAGAACGCATAACAGAAATGAAAATGATTACAAAGACAAGTAAAGTACAAgagtacaagaaaaaaaaaagacaggaaatggATTAACAGTGGAAAAGTAATACAACGTCACAAACAACTAGTTGCATAACAAGAATAGCATTGATTGGTAAAGACTACACAGGAAAAAAGCGCGGGGGATATGGCGGCAGCTTGTGGTCATAACAGGTGCCGTTATTCTGAAACGTTGCCTACTTAGTGACTGTAGCCTATGCGGTGGGTGCAACGGAAGTgacaagacaaacaaaacagTTGAGGCTCGAGCGCTTCGTCAGTATTGGCCTTCTTGTTGCACTCATAGCTCAGAGTTTTCAAGTTCAGTCACCAAAGATGTCGTTATGCGATTCTTTTAGACAGGTTATGGTGCAGATAGCATGAATGACATGGAGCATTTACGTTTATTAGACATAGGCTTTCTACACTCTAAGCATGTTTCACATAAGAACAGTGTGGAATCGAGTCCCCCAAGCCATCAacaatgacaaaaaagaaatgaCAAAAGATCGCAATCAATAAGGATGAGCAGAGGAAGGAACTTATGCGTGACGTTCTTGCGTTGAGCACGGCTGTTGCGCACATTGCCACGTTGTCAAGTGCAGTTCAGAAGTTACCAGCACGCCAGACTAGTACCTCGTACTCGGAGTATGCATATTCTCCTGAACCGTATGCGATGTAAGCACAGCCGTGCGAGCACTCAAGTTTCCCGATGGCGAGTGTGCCTCGGTGGTGTGCCCGAGCGATGTAGAGGGGTTCACCGTTGGCTGTCACTCCGCCCTGGATCGCGCCAGGCGGTAGTTTTCCTCCGGACTCTTCTACCCAGCTGAGTTGGCTGCTGTCGTCACACACCAGAGCCTGCGACAGCAAAAATAGTAGGCCGAGGAGGTGATTAAAAAGCAGGCGAAACGGCACCTCATTGCCATTGGGGCAAGAATGAGACTGATGATGATGGAGGCGGTGATGTCAGagatggtggtgatgtgggacTATAGCACACTACGCAAGCCAATCGTCAACAAAAAGATAACAAATGTACCGCGGAGCAGTTCTCACTATCATCAAACGTGGTAATGTTGGTAATCCACTTTGTCCGTATACCGACGGTAAGGTGTAAGTAAGGAAGGAAGTAAATAAGTGAGGCAGCTGACATCCGTAAATTTGAAAGACATCATGATGTCAAAGGCTTCTTTTCCTTAATGAGCAAGCGTTCACAGGGCGTTGGAGTGGTTGCCCTTAATCCAGCTTTACTATGCTCATGCTCATTCCGTAGTTATACCGAGGGTCGCGTTATTCGCTTGAATATTATTACTGGTGATGAAAAGATGACGgatgacgtacatagaggatccttggggcaaggagtatgcgagggagaataacgaaaccggatgtcttcagaggagtagtttttattccgtgtctcgaaaaccacgccattttgtgagctgaaactttccacacagcacgtaagcctccgtggcagttggaaaaaatcaagtTCCGGTTTTCCCAGACCGCCCCGTTAACGATTTGTTAGTGTACACCAGATCACGGGGCCTGTCGGGTGCAGCTTTGTCATTGGCCCAGTCAAAAACTTTCGACAGGGTGAAACAcgactctttcttttttgttatggAGTGCTTTGGATTTCCTTCCCAATTTGTAGATTCACTCAGGTGTCCTTATAGCAACTTGTGATCGGAAATTCGCATTAATGGCGAAGTTACCCGCACTTTCTCTCTTTCGAGAGATGTCAGGCCGGGCTGTCCTCTGTCCGGCACTTTGTTGTTTGTGATTTCCCTGGACCTTTTTGTGTGTCAAATTCTAAGTAATGCCGATATTTGTGGGCTCCCTGTACCGGGTACTGGAGATGTCAGAATGTCGGTATACGCtgatgatatacagggtgtcttttttttttttcgatacagatttttcataaaaaaaaactataatggctatacgaagggagttgcctcaggacgagagccgccgatatttcgaacagaggctgtttttcttctgggcaccgtcctcatcaggagtatggtaataataataatgataataatgggGGTTTACACTGTTgatagttggggtagttggtaacgtgaCATAGTAGATATTATGCAGCAAAAAGACAGGGACACATATAGAGGAAGGCACAACACGATGACTGCAATCGTTACTTGCAGTCATCATGTTGTGCCTTCCTCTATATGTGTCCCTGTCTTTTTGCTGCATAATATCTACTATggaggtttacgtcgcgagacaactgagatcatgagcgacgccacaacGGTCGGTcagtggattgcttttgcccacctgagggttctttaacgtgcgatggaaagctcatcacacggcacctcgtatttaacgtccctcgcggaagacggcgtatcTAAGCAAcctgtaccctgccaccaagttggcggcgtcctcggccgggttcgaacccacgatctcgggatcagaaggcgaacacgctatcgactaagccaccgaggccggtcatTGGTGTAGTATTTAAAGGTTAGGTATGATGTGGTagaggttcatgcgaattgtggctcaacagcccggagggaagaaaggctCCGACATCCTACATATGGCATTAGTCTCCGCTTCCCCGAGTTTTGTGTCACCAGTACGATACAGCACAGCAAACAGACTCGTTAGTGTTACGGCATGGGTTCTCCGCTGCGTGCAGAATCTGAAGGGTCATAAACAGGCGGGCCCTCTTACGGCAGAGGAACTGAGCAGAGCTGAGAAGTTCTGGATTAAAGACACGCAAGACAGATTCCTGTCGTCTAAGTCTCCACACCTTGAGAATTTCCGCTCGTATAAAGATCACGAAGGTATCCTTCGTCTTACAGGACGACTTCAATATTCTAATCTGCACCCGATCCTGCTACCTCCAGCCTCAGAAGCTTGGTTCATTCGGTTAATTATGCTTCGTGGACACGAAAGGTTGAATCACGCTGGAGTACAAGAGAGTCTACACCAATTGCGAGACCACTCTTGGATAATCAAAGGAAGGCAATCCGTCAAGTACACCCTCCATCAATGTTACTTCTGTCGGCGACTAAAAACTCGTCCGTGTGCTGAACAGGAACCACCTTTACCTGGAGATCGGACCACGCAGCACCTGCCTTTTGAGACAATTGGAGTAGATTTTCCAGGGCCACTGTACCACAAAACTGCGGAAGGTTACAGGAAGGCGCACGTGGTCTTATTATCTTGTGCCGTTACTAGAGCCATCCATCTGGAGCTTGTGACAGATCAAGTATTTGGGAATTTTCTCATGGCTTTCAAGCGCTTCGGCGCACGAAGAGGAATCCCAAAGAAGATTTATTCAGATAATTTCTTGACATTCAAGAAAGCTTCTCGTAAGCTCCCTGCCATGCTGGCTGTTCAGTTTCGAGATGTTCGGGATTATGCCGCACAGGTTCGGATTACGTGGGAATTCATTGTTGAACGGGCAGCGCGGTGGGGAGCGTTTTGGGAGCGAATGGTGCGTTCGGTCAAGGAAGCCTTGACAAAGGCATTGGGTCGGAGTGAGCTTGAAT
This portion of the Ornithodoros turicata isolate Travis chromosome 3, ASM3712646v1, whole genome shotgun sequence genome encodes:
- the LOC135386870 gene encoding uncharacterized protein LOC135386870 is translated as MAGTVSRSFGSPPFHWVSASHGNVPHNAVPGGRDSGETLYVGRAHKGGDLIPGKIIPSHRVICVPRMGWEYPITSYEALVCDDSSQLSWVEESGGKLPPGAIQGGVTANGEPLYIARAHHRGTLAIGKLECSHGCAYIAYGSGEYAYSEYEVLVWRAGNF